In the Populus nigra chromosome 2, ddPopNigr1.1, whole genome shotgun sequence genome, ttttaaataataatatatttatctcagctttataatattagaaacgataaacttattataatttattaacttatataatttttgatttattttattaaacagatatatttttagtttgccgtcaaatttttcttataataaaaagTACTAACGGCATCCACATCTTTCTTagcattgaaaaaaacaaaagctctATCCTACATTATAGAACGGGAAATCAAACTAGTTAGTATACAAATATAGGAATGATGGAAAATGTGAATGGATGCTATCATATCTATCATATGATGGCTAGAAAACTCCACTGCATATAATCATAGAATCAAGCCACCAATGTCAAAGGCGACCATTGGCTTTAAGTGGCCTGTCCCCACTGCCTCCTGTCTTCGGAAGCTGGTTGCTCTGTGCATGGGTTTCTGGGGTCTCAACTTTACATGGGCGTGAGGCCAAAATCGAACATGGAAAGAATGGGGCTTTAAAGGAAACTGATAAAAGAGAAAAGGCAGCTGCCAAAAGTCTTTCTTTTCATCGCCAGAGGTGAGGATCGAAAGCCACTTTGGTTCTCGGGGCCTGGCCCTCGATGCTTGAAAGAACAGTCACTGCTTTATTTACTGCCTTGGTTTTGGTCCCCGACGCCAGATCATCTGAAGAGACACCTGCAAATCTCCATTATTGAAGAGTAAAACTTAATCATAGTGGTTTTGATGTCAAAGTAATTCATGGTGCAATCAAAATGGAGTCGAACAAGGTAGTATGATTTTTTCATGGGATAATCGCATGTTTGATACTTTTTTgttagatgtttttaaaaattattttatatttaaaaatatattaaaataatttttaatatttttaatattaatacatcaaaatcattttaatatttttccaacataaatatatttttaaaaaaagctatattGCTTCCAAACCGGGTATAAAACCACGCAACtatttcatcatataaactaagaTTTGTTAATTGGGTTGCCAACTAGCCTTTCTCGGCAGTCATTCCAAGAGGGTTTGTCTTCTAATCACGGTAAAATCCATTATCATATCATGTGTCAAAAATAATGCTAAGATAATATCTTCGAAGCTTGTGCTTGATCTTAAAAGATGGTTGAATAGcgaatttaaatattattaaaagcaAGCAATTCCAAGAACTTGATCCGGTagttaaggattttttttttctttttgtaattttcttagtttaaaccttaaaatcaatatctaaaataattattgattttttaaaaaatatactagaaCGATATGAGAGCTGCTTTTTAAGATAAAAGAATATTGTTAAATTCATGTTggttcaaatattaaaggaaaaaCGTTAAGGGGGCATTTGGTATTATattctttcattcatttttatttttattttttttattttttttactaaaactcATCAATcgccaaattttaatttttattgagatATCTTGCTTTATTCAATATGCATTTTTATTACtttctgatatttttatttattttattcattttaattataaaaatatttatatttatatttttacgcTATATTTATGACTCTTATGATTTGAATTCAACATAATTTTAAGGATGTGTATCACTTAAATtacatcataaataattttacaaggttgtataagaaaagacaaaaatataatttatttttttataatatcttggaagtaaataaacattaaaaaaaaataaaacttgaccGTGAACTAGGGTTTGGAGAAAGAGAAATAAGTGGGGATGACAACTTAACACTtgaataagtgtttttttttttaattattttatctaataaatactacatagttaattaatatcattacaCTCGATGAAAAACTTGATCTAAAAAGTAACTCACACAAATTAATATACTTGGATTTGTTGAAATCAAGGGTTTTGGATATTTATACAGGGATCTACCCCAAACAAACTGTATGAATACTCTAATAAATGTTTTCATGGATCTTTAGAAACAagtttagatataaaaaaaagtttggttaTACCAAACCGAGATAATAGTCAATAAGAGAAGATCCAATCATTGGATTAGAGTTAAATTTTTACACTAGATTTTACAtgtcattttcttataaaagaTGATTTCATTGCCCATCGAATCGTTAGATTTCTCAAAATTATgccaaaaaattattatttgggCTACTTTTGCCATTATTCCTACATATTTTggaatttattgtttatttttttattttgtgttaattttgtttgtttgttaggattctgattttttttgttgtctagatcattttttctatcttataAAAGACATTGTAAACTTTTTAGAAggcaaaatttatcaaattattatcttataaataaaataaattttcaggattctttttattttaaccataatttagttttttttctgtatttattgatgttttgttgTTCTTCCGTCTGCATCATACATGCAATAGTTTTAACATTATACACATATATGCATAAatacatttatataattttgtcatttaatagacacacacacacacacacacacacaaatattaatttttttttattttatgttgaataataaataatacttagGTAATGAATACATGAATAGATATCCAAAATTCAATGATTATGGTATACACACgcacaaatattaattttttttattttatgttgaataataaataataatgaatatatGAATAGATATCCAAAATTCAATGATTACggtataaatatataaattctttattcaataaaaatatgacaTCCCTGAAATTAAAGTTAATGGGGCATCTACTATCTACCAAGGCACAAGGGAGTGGCATTGGTCACAGTAAGGGGATATGAGCATAGAGTTCCAAGCCACCACCCAGAGCGGGCAcatagtaatttttttgtttgaaattcaaGCTCGAGACCAGAGCGCGAAGAGATTGTGTTGTAACCTGAAGTCCCATGATCATCTCCTTGTGTTCTTGTGATTCAAGCTTTGTCAACACTGTTGGTGACTTCTTTATGGACTCGATTTTGCAGAACAGACATATCAACATGGGCTCATATGAAACACCAAGCGCTCGAGAAAGCTTGGACTTTGGAGCCCTAACGAGGTTCATAGATACCCCGATGTCTCTCGGAACTTCCTAAAAAATGTCCCCACAGTAACTTGAAATTTCTCCAGTCTAAAACCTAAGGACTGCTCTTGCGTTTGTACGCAAGGAATAGTAAACAGTTTTCTGCCAAAACCCTGACCCTAATAGAAATAGCAAGAACGAGCTGCTTCCCGTGTCTGGAAAGATACAGAGATCTTCCGATTCATCATTTTAGTTATCAAttattgttatgttttaaaagtattttaaaaaaaattaattttttttaattttttttgttttaaattaatattttttagtgtttttagataattttaatggttttagataattttaaaatgttggtgttaaaaataatttttaaaaaataaaaaaatattattttaatatgttttaaattgaaaaacattttgaaaaacaattatatttatcaacaaTGCCAGGATTGTAAATGACTCAACGATGCCAGGATTGTAAATGCCCCGACTCTAAACACACTACGTGTAGTGCCTcttcaaatcaaaattacatCAGACATCACCCTGACTAATGAGACACAGTGGCTTCACCAGAAGGTTGCAAGGTCTAGGTCTTCTTTCCGGAGAGCGAGGAGAAAATTAAAGAGCTCAATCAGCCCTAACAAAGAGGCCATATCAAATCATTGAGCACCTCGTTTGAGTAAACTTGCTATGATATTTGAAGGCGGCAAAAATTTGAGTATGGCAATGCTATCCAAACATTGATGGCACAGCACGTCTAACTTCCATTATAAGCTAATATCATACAACAGTGTTGTAAGACGATAAAAATAGGCAACATGACAGTACCCATAATATATGTTTCTGCTTGCAGTTCAGCTCAGCAAGTGGTACATGGCACTTCAGTTTTGACAAATATACACTAACTGAATCTCAGAGAGAGAAATGCAAACACAAGTTGAGAGTTTTTCTGGCAATATCATCTCCATAGCTTTCTTCCCGGCCAGCAACCTGATCTGAATTGCCTGTTCACTAACCTCATAGGACAGTTCCACCAACATTGTTGATCCCTCCGAATACCATTACATTCAGGCTTCTGTTCTGCTGCTTGAAAAATTGCTTCCTTGTCTTACATCTTGCATCTTGCATCTTGCAACCAGTTTTTGCATGCAGACACTTTGGCAAGACTGCATCAATCTTGTCAGCCTGCCAAAGAATAATGGGAGCTGGAGAGGTGCATgtcaaaaaatacttcaaaagtATTTAAGACAATATCTTGAGGgttctatatttattttgtggctacctgaaaagaaaaaagcaacttCTAGGAATCGTTGTGTGCTCTTAAGGCCTCAAGGATGCTATCTACCCACCTGCCATGAGaactttattaaaaatgaaGAGTAAAGGGGCAAACAAACAGGACAAATTGCTCTTTGAAATGTCCTCCatcgatttttaaaaaataggaaaagatGAAAGGATAAATGCTATTTGGTCATATAACCGAGGCAAgaaagaatttcaaattaattactctcgtgaaaataaaagtaaaagcaATTGAAGACAAtcaaaaatcaagtaaaatggTTTCCACATAGGTAATGTTTCGACCAGATCAATGGCTGGATGAGaacaataatttcaaatatctCCAATATATGAAAGACAGACTCCCAGTATAGAACCAGTCAGCACTTCACATGGTGTTTGGGACAACGTTTCAACCGGAGTTTTTTAAGTACTTTTttgcttgaattttcttttttgtgtttttgtatcattttaatacgctggtgtcaaaaatgaattttttttaaaaaaaaaacattatcttaatgcatttctaaacaaaaaacactttgaaaagcaaccgttaCCACTATCTCAAACACCCCCTTAGAGCTTTCTTACTTCTACACCTGACAGAGGCATGTTTTTCTCATGGTGGAACTTCAATTCGCTTAAAGTCTATTTAAAGCACTAAACAGCAATGCTTCATAAAATCTTGATACAAGCCAGCATTAATGCTTTTCTCATGCAACAGAGACAGTGATGATTAATCAATTACTGTAGAGACTGGATATTGGcatgaggtaaaaaaaaactcagaaaaGTGGTCTAGAGAATGAGGGTTACCCTTCAAGACCAGGTTGTCTTGGAAAGTACacttttttaaaacctaatCTTTTTGCTGCTGATCCAGTTGTCTCCCCAATACAGGCCACTGAATTGTTCCATTCCTCTGATTCTGGAATAAGATTGGCCCAGGCTCTGTCAAAATGAAAGAACATGAATTAAGATCATAAAATAAACTAGGCCAAGAATAAGCTTTGGTTAATCTAGATAGATAAAAATGGAGAAGGGATACAAAGGGATCCCTGTGAATTTTCTTGTCATATTAAAAGGAACCAAGTAAGGATTGCTACTGTAGTGACCAACCATTTGGTAGCCTATATACGAAATTGATTGATATGATAGAAAGACAGCAAAATGATTTCAAGAATGTCCTCATCAACAGATAGTTCTAGGTATCAGTTATATGAAAATTGTAACCAACTCCTTACCGAACTGAAGAAGGTGAAGCAACTGCAACAACGGGGGCTGAAATTGCCTGCTTCAGAACCATTTCATCAACATGACCAACAGGCACCTGGACAGATGAATACAGATGAAGATGACAACGTCAATTGTAACTAACTTTTTTATGACCAGAAATCGTATCCAGTTACTGCTCCTACACACAACACTACTACAGAAACTATGGTGTATAACTTATACCACAGAGCCAATCGCAGGATGAGCTACAGTCTGAGATAGAACATGAACAAGATGGAGATTGGGGAAAGTGTTCAGAGACTGTTAAAATATTCTTCCTTTGTTGTAAAGATTGGATTACTCCAACATGCAAACTAGTAGAATCAAATTCCTGGGTTTGTACGTCAGTTTAGTACTAACTGACACTAGACTGTTGAGGGCAAGAAATGCCTGGAATCAAGGAACATCTATAGCTGCTCTAGAAACCAACTAATTTTGCATAGTCAAAATTTTCCTTGGGCATAATTTTATCTACTTTCAAGGAATTTTGTATAATGGGTGGGTAAATGGGTACAAAATTCAGGTTACCTGAATTATCCGAAATATAATTTGGaagatcaaaaaattatttcaggtCAGggaatatggaaaaaaaaacaaataattcaaaacattctCTAAAATAGCCATTTTTTACCAGAATGCAAACCCCTAATTCAGAGCTGACCAGCATCTTAGTCCAAACCTTATAGTCAGGTTTCTGAGaagtattttcttaataaatgcAAGTAGTAATAATGAATATCATAGTTCAAGGAGTAAATACTTACAGTTGTGTATGTATTTAGTCTGACAACCTCAAATCCACGATTATACAGACCTTGTTCTGAAGTGTATGACAAAGAAATGccaaaaattattcttttgcaGCTTTTCCAATATAGAGATCAGACTTCAAAAGTGATAACTGTTGAATTGTAATATATGCCATTGAGATAATACATTTTCGATCAAACTTCAAACATATAATAACAGGTGAGACCATTTGCAAAGTATaacctgaaaaaaaatccataaagtaCCAAGCAGCGGTATCTTTTACTACCACACATCTTTTTCATTACTAAGTGGTAGCATTTGCAAGTCAGGATTACGTTTGTAAACTGCTCCATCTTAGCCTCCTATTGTGCACCTTAGTTCACTAAACAAAAGTCAACGCAGCTACACATATCACACTATTCTTTATGTGAAACATAACAAAGTAACCTATATATTTAATCATATACCCACTTAACATAGAGATTATGAGTATAGTTCAGTGCACTAACCAAGTCAAGAAATAAACAATTGATCAAAGGTGTTATAACAGCACTGTATAAGTTATTGAGGGATCAAAATggccaaaagaaaagaatacaaCCAGAGACACCATGCTTACCGATCTCATTGCTTGCTTTTGCAGAAGCTGGGTACAATACAGTGCATCTTTTGTTTCCATTCCTTGGAAGCTCTGATGCCAAAACCTTACCAGTTGCTGAAGAGTTAAAGGATTCATGAGAAAAGGCACAGGTGACAGTCCCAATAATCAAATAACAGCTAATGAAGCAGAAAATTTATGTGCAATGGCCTAAATATGGTCTTAATATTTGAACACGATCTCAATGTAAAATAATTTGCCTTTGGATCAGCACAACAAATCACACAGATTCACAAACGGCTAACTAATGGTGAAATTTTTCATTGATCAAGTGACACAAAGGAAAAACACAATACAGGAGTAAAGGCAACAAAATATCTGTGCAACTGCCAATGTCAGTACATCCATGAGTACCTTTTGATGGTGTAAAGGCAACATCA is a window encoding:
- the LOC133682401 gene encoding uroporphyrinogen-III synthase, chloroplastic isoform X1, which produces MAPPVSPFSLAPSLSSSSSCLQLHRRFFSPSLRTSASASSTSNSAPKVVVTREGGKNGKLIKALAKYGISCLELPLIQHTQGPDSDKLSSVLCADSAFDWIIVTSPEAGSVFLEAWKVAGTPKVKLGVVGAGTASIFEEVMQSSERSLDVAFTPSKATGKVLASELPRNGNKRCTVLYPASAKASNEIEQGLYNRGFEVVRLNTYTTVPVGHVDEMVLKQAISAPVVAVASPSSVRAWANLIPESEEWNNSVACIGETTGSAAKRLGFKKVYFPRQPGLEGWVDSILEALRAHNDS
- the LOC133682401 gene encoding uroporphyrinogen-III synthase, chloroplastic isoform X2, translated to MAPPVSPFSLAPSLSSSSSCLQLHRRFFSPSLRTSASASSTSNSAPKVVVTREGGKNGKLIKALAKYGISCLELPLIQHTQGPDSDKLSSVLCDSAFDWIIVTSPEAGSVFLEAWKVAGTPKVKLGVVGAGTASIFEEVMQSSERSLDVAFTPSKATGKVLASELPRNGNKRCTVLYPASAKASNEIEQGLYNRGFEVVRLNTYTTVPVGHVDEMVLKQAISAPVVAVASPSSVRAWANLIPESEEWNNSVACIGETTGSAAKRLGFKKVYFPRQPGLEGWVDSILEALRAHNDS